Within Bactrocera tryoni isolate S06 unplaced genomic scaffold, CSIRO_BtryS06_freeze2 ctg7180000200685_QRY, whole genome shotgun sequence, the genomic segment AGTCACCATCGATATCCCTAATCCACTCCTTCAAAAGATTTCAAATTTGAATGGAATCTTCTTTCATAAATATCTAtccaattcaaatatttttcattcatcGTCCGATCATAGCTAATGGAACTCCAACTGCGAACAGAACAAGTAGGTAAGATTAGATTATATGACTGATCCTCTACATGGTGGAAATAGCACACTTAGAGCGTTATGAATAGTTCTTTCTGAAGCCAGATTAAAAACTCCCTTAATTGAACATCTAAGCGCCTGAAACTAGAACAAATCTGCACAGGTGCTTTATTTCTATTTCCGCTATTTCACTGGAATTCTAAAAATATGAGTTTCGAGATATTGTTGTCTTGTTTTGGCAATTTCGGGACATTCGAGAAAAAAGTGTTGAGGTAATACTatttcatcttcttccaaaTAGCTGTTGCAACTGGCATctgcttaaatttttaatcttaCCGCATTAATGCCGATCGGACAGTGTTCAGTTAGAACTTCAACAATTACCAAAATGTGGACTTTTCTGTCTGCGAAGCGTATAGACTGTCATCGCATTTGCGACTTgactcccatgtcactgttaaCAGCCCAAAACTTCAAAGTCGTAGGTAATTTCGTTAATCTTGGAACCAATGTAAGCAGTAGCAACAatttcagcctcgaaatccagcgAAGAAGATCTCTTGTCAACATGTGCTACTTAGGACTACGTAATCAATTGAAAAGCAACCtattctctcgacgaacaaagaccaaactctacaagtccctcattatTCCGTCCCTACTATATGGTCCGCGAGCAATGGCAATGACATCTTCTGATCAGTTCACCTTAGGACTCAAGACAGAGCGGCTGCTTTGGCTGGGTCGTGTTGTAAGGATGGAGGATAAAAATCCAGCTTCGAAGGTATTCGAGTCaatacccgccggtggaagcaggggaagaggaaggcctccactccgttgaagagATCACACAGGTGGCGAAGGACCCGGctgccaaatagcgaaaagaggAAACTCCTGGCGCGCTgctattaactcggctataaccgcgtaagcggcgTTCTCTACGCCAGCGAAGATAAAGAAGAAGACTTTTCTGTGTGAAAAGCATTCACCAGACCTCTTATGAATTACCCTGAGCCAGACCTGCGACTGCACTGCTGCTAATAGTTGGCCGTATAGGAACTCGACGCTAGAGATATGAGCATACTATCAGCGAGCTAAATGCTAATATCGCTCTGAAGGAGGCTGTACTCAGCAGCAATAGAACTACTGTTACCTTTGTGGACACCTTGCAGTGGTCCCGGAACATAAAACCGGAGCTGAAAGTCATTTATTATCATATCGGAAACTGCAAGGAAATACCTATGTAAAGATACCTTATGCGAAAAATGTGATTCCAGCCGTGCAGACGGTGATATGTGAGCAATAAGAAACTTGGTCTTTGGTTGTGAAGAGCTTTTTGAAATggtattttgaaatatacaagTCGCTTAAAATCATAACGGATGCCGAAAACTAATAAACTGCGACGAAGAAGAAAGCAGGAAAAACTTCTGCAGTGTATTAAATGACAGATAAAAACAAGGAATGCAATGACCTTAGTTTCAATAATttcgttttaatattaaaacgtAAGGTATTTGCTGAGCTTGCTGCTTGAAGTTAAGACCACAGAGATGTTAGACCATGTAACTGTCTCTTCGGAGAGCTTAACTTATCACTATGGTAGAAATCTACAGCCAACAtaccataaaaaattataattttaatgctgcACTTTGATGCTGAAATAAGCACAGAGtgtaatgtaaaattttgtgtgaaggTATTTTAAAACTTCTGAGTCCAGGGAAACTTTGTGGTACTAAACGCATTAAAAGGACACGACAGTGCAAGCGTTTAGCGATAAAAGGCATATTCTTAGAGCCCTGCAAAATgactattatatttaaaataacccTTTCCTTTTTGAGAAAAGAAAGGCTCTTTAAACTAAAGAAATAATTGCGGACAATTACAATTGACAAAATTTAAACGAATGTGGAGAGTTAAAAGTTTAAGATGAAAATCGAAGCAGAATATATGAGGGTGCCCTCATAAGCACTACGGACTCAAATACCGCCACTTCCGCTCACTTACGGCAGTGTATGTATGTGACGAAATGTTTGCTAGGGAATGTCGTGCATATTTGCGTACAGGCTTGACGGCGCACCAAGTCAAGCTAAGACAAAACGAATCGACCAGCAACAGCAGGAGCTGGCGAAGAGTAAGGGCAAACATGTCAGGAGCAAGCAGGGAAATAATTTAACACACATGACTGCTGCAACTGTCCCGTAGCTCGCTGGAACCGTGGAAACCGACTGTGCCAGGCGAAACACAAAGGGAAGTTGTAAAAAGCAGAAAATTAAGGAGCAGAAAACCTAAAAGCCGacataaacaaaataacaacaaaagaagaagaaaaagcgaCCCAtacgaagaaaaaataaacaaaacaagaaaaagcgcTAActacggctgcaccgaagctaatatacccttcatatgtgcatttcttttggtaactatgtgttcagtttgtatagaagctatatgctttagtaatcCGAGCTGAACATTTTTTCGGaggttattttattatcttaagcagtaatccatgtcaaatttcgtgaagataccacgtcaaatgcgacaGTTTTTCacacaagcccttgattccgatcgttcagtttgtatggcagctatatgttatagttagccgatctcaacaatttcttccgatattacattatttctatgaaaaataacTCACAcagaatttcgtgaagatacgttgtcaaatgtgaaagttttccatacaagaacttgattccgatcgttcagtttgtatggcagctatatgctatagttaaccgatctgaacaatttattcggagataacattgttgccttagaaaataatatatatcaaatttcgtgaatatatcttgtcaaatgtgaaagttttccatacaagcatttgattccgatcgttcagtttgtatggcagctatatgttatagtggtccgatatcgccgttccgacaaatgagcagcttcttgaagagaaaatgacgtttgcaaaatttcaaaacgatatcttaaaaactgagggactagttcgtatatatacagacggacagacagacagacaaacggacatggcttaatcgactcagctcaagaTACTGATCATATATactttacaaacttcgtgacaaacttaatacactctgttcagggtataattagatGTTGTGCAGGCATATACGAGTGAGTTTGTGTAGCGTAGAACCGGAAAGAAACTCAGGCGACAGTGGAAATACTCAAGCGAGCCTATTGGTTTGAGAAAAATGAGCGCTATTTGGTTGTTAGGAGTATACGCCTGTTTGTATGCTACATTTATTATTTGCGCTAAAAAAGTGTTGGGACAATTTTTGCTTTGCCCACACGCACACTCATATATGCCTATATTACAGTTGATACGCTCGAGTACATTGACATGCAGTATTTTAATATGGCCCGGCAAGCAGGTTGCCAGCAAACACATACGTCTATAATATGTAGCGACCGCCACAAAGAGTGGCATTAACAACGACACGGGATTTTCTCACTTCATACCGAGTCGTAGTCAGATGTAGATACTTGAAATAATtgcttatatatattataacagGAAGGCGCCCAATttgatataattattttgtaaatgagATCTCGTCCTGTGGAATTTAGATTAAGCTTTTCCTTCTCAAACAAAGTCAAACCTATTTATAGTTTAAAAGTCGAACGGATTCCCAAATTCTTATATTAGATGCATGAGAGTTAGGCGATGCACACATCCACTTTGATCCAGTTTAGGCACAAGAACTcactgttattagaaaaaaaactattcaTCGATATATGTgcagttatgttgacagttttcttcgattatcgaggtgttgTGCACTTCGAATTCCTGTATACAAAGAGTACTATATGAGGGTTGTGCGTGGTTTGCCCGAAGGTATTAGTAGAAATAgtccggaattatgggccgacaactcttggttttcgCACTACGATAACGCAGCGCCACatattgcattgattcttccGATTTGtggttattcagcaaactcaagcgACCGCTCCAGGAAACACTTTTGTGTCAATTGAAGACAGTAAACGTAAATCGCTACGCGCACTGAAGGCTATTTGACATATGTTTCGAGCATTAGAAAAAACGTTACCACTAGTGTGTTGGGGTCAAGGGGGTTACTTTGAAGAGGACGACTTAGATTTGGAGGAagtaattaagaattttaaaatttcaagcaaagtcttactattttctgcTCATAGCAGTACCAtatgatttcaaaatgtgtCTGGAGGCTTTATAACTAATTTAGGGTTACAAAAATTGCTTTGGTCGCAGATTGCCTACCCGCTTAAAGGGTCACTAAGCTACATAAGTAATTATCCGGAATTTCAAACAACTTGCGAAGTTCTGCACGAATACAAAACTTCGCCAAATAAATATTCTCAAGAAATTGAACTAAATGTTTagggaaaaaaactgaaagtttCTATAGCCTCTACATTTGCTGAATATGAGAAATAAAATTCCACATATTTCAACCATTGCAAATTACTTATAGCTGGCATACGAAACGACCAAACAATGAGGAGTCCATACAGCATTTGCTGGCGACAGGTCGTGCAAAAATCAAGGAAGGCACGCTAATTATAACCGCAGTCGATCGATCCGACAGCGGAGCCTTCTTCTGCACTGCCACCAACTCGGAAGGCAGCGAAACTTTGGAAGTACAAATTGCTGTTACATCACCGCTCACTGCCAGCATCCAACCCACCGTGCAAACAGTGAATCTGGGCAAAACCGCAAACTTGGTGAGTTCCATAGCCAGAAGgcgaaaatttaattgaatattcacgaaatttatttgaaacacacaaaaaatcacTTAAATTTCGCACAATTAGCCTAATGATTGGCGTTTTTGTGTAGCTCTAATCGTAGATATGTGTGCTTTTCATTAGATTTGTAGCATTTCGGGCTTCCCAAAACAGAGTGTTCTTTGGCTGAAGGATGGTCAGCCACTGCGTTCCGGCGCGCGCGTTCGTCTACTCTCCACAGAGCACATACGCATTACGTCCATTACGAAGGAAGACAAAGGGATGTATCAGTGTATTGTGAAAAATGATTTGGAATCGGCCCAAGCCACAGCGGAATTGCGACTAGGAGGTGAGTAGAGTGCTAATTATGGCAATTACTTGATTATATTTCATAATTGCaattaagctttatttaaaagTGTGAGCGCAATATTCAAAGGGGGTGGGTCAAAAAGATAACTAAAAGATAAATAGGAAAACGGTGTAGTACCTTCGCACCAGCATATTTCTTCAGGAAGGATGGAGTAGTAGTAAACTTTTTGTTATTATGAGTTGTACTTGGCGGTAGAGAACTTCACCGCTTCTATTCTGGACTGACAACTTGGTTTAAATTAACACGAAGTAGCTATAAAAAAGGTTGCAGAACCAGATATTCCCAAACGAAGTAAGGATTTATGTTCCTCTTTTAGCTGACTTAAAGTGAGTTCATAAAGTTCATCAGCTTTCTCATTTTTCCGAATATTAGACGACATTGGTGTCTGAGGTTGTTCGCTTTATGAAAATGTCTCCCACATTTACGCCGTTCTCCATGATTCTGCTTCTACATTTCGGCTTTTCTAGTAGCTCACGTAGTTTATTAATTCGAAATTCTCTTTCGACCGAAAAACTTCCATTTATTTGAAGCTTGCCTATTATAATAGAAAATGTTTTAAGATTTCGTGCTCCTTGGAAAAACTTCGGTGCACACTCTACATTATACTATTTCAAGCACaccgatattttttaaaataatataacttaCGTCTAAGAtccttttataaataaaggttAATCTCCCTTGAAACCAATTATGGAAATCCCACTTCTTGCTTTATAATAAGATTAAATTCAAGCTCAAGCAAATccattttcttaactttaagaACGTGGATCTAATACTTGTTTCAGTTTCGGATAAGTCTCGTGtgttttgttaataatatttcagATGATACTTACTTAACtgataacattattttttttcagaggTAGCACCACAGCTAATCTACAAATTCATCGAACAGACTATTCAACCCGGACCGTCAGTTTCGCTGAAGTGTAGCGCCAGTGGCAATCCAACACCGAAAATCGTCTGGCACTTGGATGGATTTCCGCTACCAAATGTGAGTATGGTAACCTTACTCATTTACAATATTATGTATAGctaataaatgcatatttaacGTACCATAAATAGCAAATGTTGACTCaacttaagaaaaatatatgcagTTAAGTTTCCGTTTCAGTTATTAGCTGTATATATGACTTTATGGGTGCACTAAGTTGATGCCATTTAATTCCACAATTAAATAGAACGTGTTGCGTCCTCACAACTTGAGAGGAGAGAGCGTTCAAAGTATAACCCAGTCTGATTTTGAGCAAAAACAGTTCATTAACAGAAAAAATAGAGAGAAACATTACTAACTCGATTGCTCACCTGACAATTAGCTTGCACCACTGAAGCCGAGGTATCTGCACATTTTGTTGCCACTGCAAATGTCTtcatatttcaaattcaatttttccaTTTGCGGAAACCGCATATAtgaattcatacatatgtagttatgtcCTTAACGGGTGTTTTTTAGTCGTTTACTCGAGTGTACGCTTTTGTTGCTGTGGAgcagagtatcgaagaagacccAAATAAGTAAATACGCAACAATTGAACCTTTGCCCAACCAatctatgaaaaatttttctaaagGATGTTGGACTTACAAAATCCATCTGCTGCAAGAATTGAAGTCGAACGACCATCAACAATGTCGCAAATTCGGTGAATAAATCCAAAACAAACTGGCCACCGATTTTGAATGGGTACGTTAATCAACAAACTTGTCGCATTTGGAGTGAGTGGAGTGTAGCACATTCTCAAAACGTCTCTGTTTGTTGTACTCTATGTTTAGAGGGAAACATTTGGTtcacatttcttaaaaaattgcatttaattggaaacggaaaaaatcaatttatcgaaggaaacttttggtgagtGCATTATCTCGTACAccattcacatattttttgtgGGGATATGTGTGGTCACCTGTCTACGCAGGTAAGTGCGTGACGATTGACCACTGGGAAGATAATACTTGGGGCGTTGTTGCTGTCATATGACTCCACTTTTGCTAAAATTGGGTCTCTCAATAGCAATTTATTCGAGTTGGCCTCGGAGGTAACTTTCCAAActcatttttaaaaactaaagcTGAAATAACAGGAAGCCACATGTCTAAAAACACACCCTTTACTTATAGAATGTTTaaaaaagtacatatatgtgcatagtGAAGCATTAACGCGTGATTGCTGTCACCAGCAACTTTGAATATGACATATTGAAGAGGACGTACTGGTGTTGCACCAACACACTagcacttacatacacacgcaAATTAATAGTGAAGTGAGCTTTTCACTCCTCGTGATGGACAAGAGTTATGTTAAAAGCATTAGAAATCAATGTTGGTATGTTCCACACACTTGTGGTGATGTATCAGCATAGAAAtgcatgaaatattttatgtcgaatttcattgtatatattgtatattctCAAAAGACAGTGTTTTGACTGGAACTTTTAAGAAAACAACGAAATGTAAGCCATTTAAGCTGTTTATTCCAGTACTGATAGATGCCTGTAGAGCTACCGCATACATTACTCCAAAAGGAAAACTAGTATGAAGCAAAAAATATCTGGTACTGGTAACGATTTTGGTTTTATTCGTTAATcatttttctatgtttttatACGCTGAGTAGGTTATCTTAAGTTTGTcgtgaagtttgtaacacccagaagaaagaaATTTGACAAGGGCACCATCTGGCAATGGtgcaatttccgaagaaattgttcagatcggatagcTACAACGTttagctgtcgtacaaactaAACGGTCGGAATCAactgcttgtatggaaatcaTTTTTATTCGACGAGATATCTTCGCGGAATTAAGCACGGGTTAATTTTTAGAGAAGGGTGTGGTTTCTAAAGGAATTGAAAAATATAGCTGAACTATCACAATCGAGATAAATACCATTTTATACCCTTATAAGTTATAGGAGATGCACCTAAGAACGGTATTATAATTATGTAGGCCAAACATATTAaggctttttaatttaaatttcgcgcgaaaaccaattcgtcgaaatatttattttctaagttAGTATGACTGTGTGCGACATCTCTGCCACTTGTCACATCAGGCGTgctgcactccgaattccttccgactggccaaacggtcaacaaggaatactatctttatgcgtcgtttgcgcgttTGCATTTATTCTTCATGaggttttcgccaaattttcaatcaatatcatGCCGCAACCAACTATCGCTAAATGGAAAAACTTTTGAGTCAaggcattaaacgtgaatcgctacgcgtaTTGAccgaaatttcggaaattgactttaacaactcttTCGAAGATTTCAAAAACCATTGCTATTAGAGGATTGAGGCCTAGgggaacgacatagattttgaagaataaattaagaattttaagactataaaaaagtcttactattttttgctcatagcagTAGCGTCGCTGTCGCCGTAGTTAAAAGTTTTTCTCGTTTTGAACTaacaataaaaccaaatttgcaaaataattcaGTATTGACATTCCTAGAGATCACACATCGTCTTTGGTATTTGTCATCAATGCGGTAGTGACAGTTTTGTCCTCATCGCTTTTTCTCCATGACTCACTTGCGTGTTAGTGGCTATTTTATGCTCTGGCAACATTttactacagagtataatagttttgttttttggtgACGAAGGGTCATTGCCTTTTAGTTTTGCCGCCatttttttcgtgtctgaataaatggatcgaaaatgttTCTCAGCTATTTTTCttctatcatatttgatgcctttgcTGCATATTGAATAACTGCATCATGCCGTTGAACCCATTTTGTTTCACATAACTGTATAAGTTGTTCGTGAAGTATTTTTCCCAAGGCGGTCGAACGCTTGGgatgctcttgaaaaatttgtcCCCTCTTTTGGTACTGCCTACCATCTCTATTAAACATATCTTAATAGATTTGAAAATACTGCTGTACAGTTTGTGACATTAACATAACTGCAGCATAAAAACACGCCGTAAAAATGCAGAATGGTTTAGCTGTCAGCAGTTGGCTTTTCTATGTTGAAAAACTTGGAACATAAACCGATGAGAATGTATCAATCGAACAGATCACAGATGGAGCTGAATCCGGCATCTATTTTTCCGCGTCGCTTTAAATTCAGCAATTTGAGTTACGGAACTGATtggatttattaacaatttaatctGCATACGTTGCTATACTTCGTAACTTCAGTGGTATCTTAGCATTGTTTATTATACTCAAAAATGGAGAcaatcattaattttgtttctgaattaaaatggcaaatttctttattataaaatgtCTCCGATTTCCCCCTATGAAGccactgtatatgtatatataaatgatcaggacgcaataataaagcaataaaacaaGATATGGAACTGTAACTTCACACAGAGGAATGCTGTAGCACGAAGCACCAAAGCTACAATAGCAAAATTTGGTCAGGACAATTCTTATGGGAACTGTTACCACTAGTGtgtaaatgaatgaaatcggatgataaccccgcccATAAAACGGTACTGTTAATGGTTTGATGATTATACAATTATCATGGTTTGGCTTTATACAATTCAAGTTAAAAATGGACGCTGGCGTGGCACCGCTcacttttaagtaaatttaaccGGAAGCCCCCACAGATTCGAACTAACTTCTATACtttacagttttttattttacactgcacccatataacacaatttttaattccatctgtCTCTTTGCTATCCTGTgtacaaaaaaacaagaagaacttaatataacgggataaagcTTTCCACGAATGCCATCTTATTACCATAAATTGTTCGAGTCTAACAAAAACTATTctagcccctaggtaccgaatatttggatccCCGTACCGAAagctgacttttgaccgaaaataatGGTCAATGTAtaagatatacaattgaaattaatagagatattttaatagtaatagtaaaagtgttaaaaatgagttgaatcggatcaatatttCCATCGggctccatatacctaatataaagattttcgaacttccgggcgactttatactgcatatatcggccaaaatttgataaatcaaagaaaattactGAGCGTGTTTTACTTATAACTGTATATCTTTATacctaaaatgaataaatatggCAGAAAACTTGACCTGCCTCACatataacaaacaaatatataacatCCGGATGActttgacgttttgcaccttaaggtCCCTTACTTTGAtccttgtaagttgcaagattATAAGATGTTCGGTTGCATCAGAACTAagctttcttacttgttaatgCTATAGATTATTGTTGTTGACAGTTTCGTTGTTGCAGTAGTTCCGTGTGGCTGCTGGTCCAAGCGACGAGCGCGTATTTTGCATAAATCGCATTTTGATGTTATGCCCGAGAGGATACACAAATTAAAGTCATCGTCAGAGTTCTGCGCATTTGAAGTCTCCAATGCATCCGTCTTAAAATGTACGCCCCACAACCTTTTAGTCTGTTAGAGtattaagaaatatgtatgtttgggcGTCTGGTCTTCTCTTGCCGGCTGCGACTGTTGTGCTTGTATGTTGCTTTGGTGCTTTGCGTCCATACTCTTTTGGTACTCGTTGCAGCGGCAAAAGTGGTTGACAGCTTGAAAACTGCAACTGGAAAGTTCAATCGATCCTGCTGTTTTTGTGGTTGCAGTTGATGGTTCCATTGTAGTTTTAGTCATATTGCATATGTACGttccgatatatgtatgtatgccatcATCACaacgcaaaaaaatttaaatcctaACTTTGGCTTTGAAAAATACGCTCTATTACTTTGAGaataaaaatcaacttaaaCATATCAGAATTTAAATTCTTGCAAAAAATGGTCAGGAAGAAGCTACTTTGTGTAATTTTGAACTTGTGCCGATTTCACCGATTTTGAGTATGAAGATTATGTTGATGTAAAAACtagaaaagaaaacaagaatTTTCCAAAATGGATACCTCAGTCAcacttaattataattaaacgcTGTAAGAATCCGACAGTTAAAGGTCAGATTGTTATATagaaattacatatacatataaataggtAAGTAAATGTATGGGAAATTGGGAAATAAAACTTCGACTTCTTCTCTTCAAATGAACAAGTTAACGCATACTCGTGCTGTACTCACAAGTGTCAGTTAATAGTCAAAACCGAAACAGTTTCCGAAAAAAGAAATCAGATGGAGTATAATAGTGTATTGAAAACGATATATGCCTAGGTCCAAAAGGATATATGAGAATAAGAAAGTAAAACGTAGTCCTCTCCTGCTTACAAGAAAATTAGGAAAAACATGAACTTTGGCAAAATCACTTAGGCTAATATTctgctaattaaaaaaaaaagtgtttgctTAATAGCTTAATAGCACAACTTACTTACAGataagatggttttccaactcgccAATCAACACGACACGTATAACTGGccgtgttttgtttttttttttgtttcaaataaaagaaaggactaacaagcaacttgaatatgatttaaacatataattacaaaattacaaaactactATGAGAGTATAGGCTAATTTGAAAGATCGCTGGGTTTGAGGCGTTTGAGTCGTCTTGGTGGTCCATCTCTGGAAGTTCACATAGCTACTTCTTCGTTAcaatgcaatttttaatatttctgcattAACCGAGTTTACGCCTAGATCATGCTCTATATCAGcacatctacaataccaaggTGCTTTGACAATTAATCTTcgtactttgttttgaaattgttggatGACTTTCTTATTGTTTGCGTTAGTACATACCCAGAGTTGTGCGCCATAGCTCCATATCGGTCGGAGTATTTGTTTATAGATAATTAACTTATTTTCGATGGATAACACTGATTTGTACTGATTCAAATTAAAGTACGGTATTCGTGCACCGTCTATGAAAATTGGTAAGTGCTGTATCCTTTCGT encodes:
- the LOC120779350 gene encoding Down syndrome cell adhesion molecule-like protein Dscam2 translates to WHTKRPNNEESIQHLLATGRAKIKEGTLIITAVDRSDSGAFFCTATNSEGSETLEVQIAVTSPLTASIQPTVQTVNLGKTANLICSISGFPKQSVLWLKDGQPLRSGARVRLLSTEHIRITSITKEDKGMYQCIVKNDLESAQATAELRLGEVAPQLIYKFIEQTIQPGPSVSLKCSASGNPTPKIVWHLDGFPLPNNDRLMIGQYVTMFGDVISHVNISAVKSEDGGEYECKAISRAGEASHSARLNIYGMPRGRMMPKLSAAAGKTLFLKCPVVGYPIDSIIIEKGKRACTSSYLLICKRTYKYAHNIHTNFADSSA